The proteins below are encoded in one region of Hordeum vulgare subsp. vulgare chromosome 3H, MorexV3_pseudomolecules_assembly, whole genome shotgun sequence:
- the LOC123444761 gene encoding 5'-3' exonuclease, protein MPLPLPAVGTGPASAIGPVTAAAAAAPLRYRPIRLRASPSTASSPSTSAISSSPPPPSVRHSRKHLAGRGNAPARPSKDRVFFLDVNPICFRGSQRSLSAFARWLALFFTHVSLRDPVVAVFDGAGGNDYRRRLLPSYKAHRTRGVGTGADSRVVDVLRECNVPIVQVDGYEADDVVATLTEQVLQKGYRVVIGSPDKDFKQLISEDVQLVMPIPEIGRWSFYTLRHYVAQYKCDPTVDLSLRCFMGDEADGVPGIQHLAPGFGRKTAVKLLNKHGSLENLLKTAAVRTVGKEYAQDVLVKHADYLRKNYEVLSLKRDVNVQLDVRWLSARDTCNDTSVLSDFILKFSEG, encoded by the exons ATGCCACTGCCGCTGCCCGCCGTGGGCACGGGCCCCGCGTCGGCGATAGGTCCGGTCACCGCCGCCGCGGCAGCAGCACCCCTTAGATATCGTCCCATACGACTCCGCGCATCCCCATCGACAGCTTCCTCTCCTTCAACCTCTGCGATCTCCAGCTCGCCGCCCCCGCCGTCTGTGAGGCATTCCCGCAAACACCTGGCGGGCAGAGGCAACGCCCCGGCGAGGCCTTCCAAGGACCGGGTGTTCTTCCTCGACGTAAACCCTATATGCTTCCGTGGCTCTCAGCGTAGCCTCAGCGCCTTCGCGCGCTGGCTCGCGCTCTTCTTCACGCACGTCAGCCTCCGCGACCCCGTCGTCGCC GTCTTCGATGGGGCAGGCGGGAACGACTACCGGAGGCGGCTGCTGCCGTCCTACAAAGCGCACCGGACTCGTGGCGTGGGCACCGGTGCCGATTCACGCGTGGTTGATGTGCTCCGCGAGTGCAATGTTCCG ATTGTGCAAGTGGATGGATATGAGGCAGATGATGTAGTCGCTACCTTGACAGAGCAAGTATTGCAGAAAGGTTATAGAGTTGTCATTGGCTCACCAGACAAGGACTTCAAGCAGTTGATATCTGAAGATGTTCAGTTAGTTATGCCCATTCCTGAGATTGGTCGATGGTCCTTTTATACACTGAGGCACTATGTTGCACAATACAAGTGCGATCCAACTGTAGATTTGAGCCTCA GATGCTTTATGGGTGATGAAGCGGATGGTGTTCCCGGAATCCAGCATCTGGCTCCTGGTTTTGGTCGCAAGACTGCAGTGAAACTACTGAACAAACATGGTTCATTAGAAAACTTACTTAAAACAGCTGCAGTTAGAACTGTAGGCAAAGAGTATGCCCAGGATGTTCTAGTCAAGCATGCAGATTACCTGCGGAAAAACTATGAAGTTCTCAGCTTGAAGAG GGATGTAAATGTTCAGCTTGATGTCAGATGGTTATCTGCAAGGGACACTTGTAATGACACCAGTGTGTTATCTGACTTCATTCTTAAATTCAGTGAAGGATAG